The following coding sequences are from one Pyxidicoccus xibeiensis window:
- a CDS encoding response regulator, with translation MGAERIKVLLVEDDGDSRELLAELLEAEFDVSTAPDGLAGLRAFETWHPDVVVTDESLPGICGTELAQRVKEREPRARVILVSGYTQVQGAEYCDVVLRKPIDVERLSAAVGRLGDEARHWPADEARH, from the coding sequence ATGGGCGCCGAGCGAATCAAGGTCCTGCTGGTGGAGGATGACGGGGACAGCCGGGAGCTGCTGGCGGAGTTGCTGGAGGCGGAGTTCGACGTGAGCACTGCTCCGGACGGGCTCGCCGGGCTGCGCGCCTTCGAGACCTGGCATCCGGACGTGGTGGTGACGGACGAGTCCCTGCCGGGCATCTGCGGCACGGAGCTCGCCCAGCGGGTGAAGGAGCGCGAACCGCGCGCCCGCGTCATCCTCGTGTCCGGCTACACACAGGTCCAGGGAGCCGAGTACTGCGACGTGGTGCTGCGCAAGCCCATCGACGTGGAGCGGCTCAGCGCCGCGGTGGGCCGGCTGGGCGACGAGGCCCGCCATTGGCCGGCCGATGAAGCTCGCCATTGA